TTAACAGCAGCTGGTGTTTCATTTAAAAATGCTTCTAAAAATGAATCTCCACTACACATTGCTATTGCCAAAGGAGAAGATAAATTGATTAAAAAAGCTTTAGAGTTAGGAGCTGATATCAATCAGAAAAACAGTGATGGATTAACGCCTTTACACTTAGCTGCCATGAAAGCTACCGATGTAAAATTATTACACTTTTTAATTGGTAAAGGTGCCGATAAAACCATTACTACAGATTTTGAAGAAACAGCATATGACTTGGCTAAAGAAAACGAGTTATTAAAAGGAGACATTTCATTTTTAAAATAAAAAATTATGAAAAAATACAATCTAATTGCTATAATCTGTTTTTTGGTTTTATCAGCATTTACAGTAAAAACTAGTACTAACGAACCAAGCTCAAAGTACAAATGTATGGTTCAGTTAAAAAATTACGAGGGTGAGGGAGCTTATGTAGTTGTATCTGTAGTTGATAAAGACGATAATTATTTAAAAACTTTACATGTTTTAGGTGATGATGAAAAATGGTATGCAGATTTACCTAAATGGTGGGCTTTCTTTGAAAAATCTGAAGAAAACATTGATGCCATGACAGGTGCAACCATTGCTGGTGGAGAACGCTCAATTTTTACTTTTGAAATTGATGAAAAATACATGACTGCTGGAAATAAACTTAGATTTGAAACAGCTGTAGAGCATCAAGATTATCACGTAAAAGATTTAGAAGTTTCTTTAGAAAGCAAGAATCTTAAAAACAAGTTTGAAGGTACTGGATACATTCGTTACGTTAGAATTTTACCAAACTAATTTAAAACATGCTTACCAAAATATGGAGATACAGTCATTTTTACTTGACTGTATCTTCTTTCTTATTTTTATTATTAGCCGCTGTAACAGGGGCTTTTTTAGCCTTTAAACCTGTTCAGGACAAGCTACAACCTTACCATATAAAAAACTCAGAAAACACTTCTTTAGCACAAGTAATAGATACTTTAAAAAACAAGTACGAAGAAGTTTTAGACCTAGAGGTTGATAAAAATTATTTTGTAAAAGCCACTGTTTTTAGCATGGAAGCAGATTTGGACGGACAATTTTACATCCATCCTATTCATGGAAATAAAATTGCTGATATCCCTCCAAAAAATACTTTTTTTGAGTTTTTAACTAACTTCCATCGTTCTCTTTTTTTAAAAACACCTGGACGAATTTTTGTAGGAATCACCTCTTTTTTATTGTTTTTAATTGCTATTACAGGATTATTACTGGCTATTAAAAGGCAAGGTGGTTTTCTTAAATTTTGCTCTAAGATAGTTAACGATAAATCCATTCAATACAACCATGTTGCCTTAGGTAGAATTTTATTAATTCCGATTATTATTATTGCTCTAACGGGAACTTATTTGTCTATGGATCGGTTTTCTTTATTACCAGAAAACAACGTTGAAGTTATAGAACAAAAAACAAGCTCTCAACAAAACATTGCTTTTTCTGAATTTCCTATTTTTAAAAACACTTCTTTAAAAGAGGTTCAAAAATTAGAGTTCCCTTTTTCGAGTGATGAAGAAGATTTTTTTATTCTAAATCTTCATGATAAAGAACTTAAAATTCATCAAAAAACAGGAGATATTGTACAAACCACCCACTACCCGTTTATACAAATTTTACACACCTTAAGTTTTAATTTACACACTGGAAACGGAAGTATTCTTTGGTCTTTAGTTCTATTTCTAAGCTCATTGGCTATTTTATATTTTATGTATTCTGGAACAGTCATTGCCCTTAAAAGATTAAGTTCTAAAACCAAAAACAAACATAAAGCCACCGATGCTAATTTTATTATTTTAATTGGCTCTGAAAATGGTGGTACCAAAAGATTAGCGAAAACACTACAATTAGCATTACTTAACGCTAATCAAAAAGTATTTTTAGACGATTTAAACAACTATAGTAATTACCCTAACGCAGAACAGTTAATTGTGATTACCTCAACCTACGGACAAGGAGAACCACCAAATAATGCCAACTTATTTTTAAACAAACTAGCAGAGGTTAAAATTCACCATCCTTTTAAAACACATGTGATTGGATTAGGATCTTTATCATATCCTAAATTTTGTGAGTTTGCCAAGGAAATTCATAAGCAGGCTTTATTAAAAGATGGAATGACTGTAACTTCTGACACACCTTTATTAATTCACAATCAGAATTACGAACAATTTAGAAATTGGGTGATAGATTGGAGTAACTCATTAAATTTAAACTTAGAGATTCCAAAAGAACTATCTGCAA
Above is a genomic segment from Wenyingzhuangia fucanilytica containing:
- a CDS encoding DUF2271 domain-containing protein — translated: MKKYNLIAIICFLVLSAFTVKTSTNEPSSKYKCMVQLKNYEGEGAYVVVSVVDKDDNYLKTLHVLGDDEKWYADLPKWWAFFEKSEENIDAMTGATIAGGERSIFTFEIDEKYMTAGNKLRFETAVEHQDYHVKDLEVSLESKNLKNKFEGTGYIRYVRILPN
- a CDS encoding PepSY domain-containing protein, which codes for MLTKIWRYSHFYLTVSSFLFLLLAAVTGAFLAFKPVQDKLQPYHIKNSENTSLAQVIDTLKNKYEEVLDLEVDKNYFVKATVFSMEADLDGQFYIHPIHGNKIADIPPKNTFFEFLTNFHRSLFLKTPGRIFVGITSFLLFLIAITGLLLAIKRQGGFLKFCSKIVNDKSIQYNHVALGRILLIPIIIIALTGTYLSMDRFSLLPENNVEVIEQKTSSQQNIAFSEFPIFKNTSLKEVQKLEFPFSSDEEDFFILNLHDKELKIHQKTGDIVQTTHYPFIQILHTLSFNLHTGNGSILWSLVLFLSSLAILYFMYSGTVIALKRLSSKTKNKHKATDANFIILIGSENGGTKRLAKTLQLALLNANQKVFLDDLNNYSNYPNAEQLIVITSTYGQGEPPNNANLFLNKLAEVKIHHPFKTHVIGLGSLSYPKFCEFAKEIHKQALLKDGMTVTSDTPLLIHNQNYEQFRNWVIDWSNSLNLNLEIPKELSAKKKKEITFKIIDKQSVTDKYDETFTLTLSVQKRKKFVPGDLLGITPPNETSERLYSIGKTAKGDMLLSIKKHSHGVCSNYLNNLKISDSLQANIQQNKEFHFPKKAKHVVFIANGTGIAPFLGMMHQQTKANVSLYWGTRTYESENLYKPYITEALHTKTLNNYEATFSKEVIEYNYVQELLERDHKNIAITLKNKGTIMLCGSINMRDDVFIQLEKICTKHQLHPFSYYKDNGQILTDCY